The Pirellulimonas nuda genome includes a region encoding these proteins:
- a CDS encoding DUF6666 family protein — MRLLFLMGVSVLACCPGASAAVPAPSAELLPVDPIGPSVALTEFTTEAVQPVSLCDCCACGPSAYWYDELTLFAGIDGSKQPQDFGVNANLGAQLQFNLGLPVSREYGIGAQIGSSLIPSTNAVQVYDLVGETTDRLQSYTTVGLYQRTPSGFAWGFVYDFLYEDSYDQFSLGQWRVRGAFDVGPRSEVGLTAHLSGQDASGEFNAAGLGGPKPLTLRPIAQGSLYWRRFWETGTQTTLWFGLAEGHGENNAVTGPAADKDESFVMGADILAPLNDYLAIYGETNLIMPPDTGTVDAFLGVQFFPGGGAKRARRTPFAPLLPVAAPTSFSVDLVQ; from the coding sequence ATGCGTCTGTTGTTTTTGATGGGCGTCTCGGTATTGGCATGCTGCCCGGGCGCCAGCGCCGCAGTGCCAGCGCCCAGCGCTGAACTGCTGCCGGTCGATCCGATCGGGCCGAGCGTCGCGCTGACCGAATTCACGACCGAAGCAGTCCAGCCGGTCTCCCTGTGCGACTGCTGCGCGTGCGGCCCGTCCGCCTACTGGTACGACGAGCTGACGCTGTTCGCCGGCATCGACGGGTCGAAGCAGCCGCAAGACTTCGGGGTGAACGCGAACCTGGGCGCCCAGTTGCAGTTCAACCTGGGGCTGCCGGTGTCGCGCGAGTACGGCATCGGAGCGCAAATCGGCTCGAGCCTGATCCCCTCTACCAACGCGGTTCAGGTGTACGACCTGGTGGGCGAAACGACCGACCGGCTGCAGAGCTACACCACCGTCGGCCTCTACCAGCGCACGCCCAGTGGGTTTGCATGGGGATTCGTCTACGACTTCCTCTACGAGGATTCCTACGACCAGTTCTCGCTGGGGCAGTGGCGCGTGCGGGGGGCTTTCGACGTGGGCCCCCGCAGCGAGGTCGGCCTGACGGCGCACCTATCGGGGCAGGACGCCTCGGGCGAGTTCAACGCCGCCGGGCTCGGCGGCCCCAAGCCGCTCACGCTACGCCCGATCGCTCAAGGGAGCCTCTACTGGCGACGGTTCTGGGAGACCGGCACGCAAACGACCCTGTGGTTCGGCCTCGCCGAAGGGCACGGGGAAAACAACGCGGTGACCGGCCCCGCCGCCGACAAGGACGAATCGTTTGTCATGGGGGCAGACATCCTAGCGCCGCTCAACGACTACCTGGCCATCTACGGCGAGACCAACCTGATCATGCCCCCAGACACCGGGACCGTCGACGCGTTCCTGGGCGTGCAGTTCTTCCCCGGCGGGGGCGCCAAACGGGCCCGGCGTACCCCGTTCGCCCCGCTGCTGCCGGTCGCGGCGCCGACCAGCTTCTCGGTCGATTTAGTGCAGTAG